GGACTGGGACAACCAGTACGACGGCGCGGCCAAGCACACCGCGTTCTACCAGCACACCCTCGGCCAGTACGTGAAGTACTTCCCCGGCAGGCAGGCCGCGTTTGCCGACGTCCAGGGCCCGGAGGCCTCCGGCGCGCCGGACGCGTTTGAGGCCGTCAAGGCCGCCCTGGGGATTCACGACGCCGGAGCCGGGCGGCACGTCAGCGTCACCATTGCCGGGGTGGGCGCCGTGGACGCCGTGGTGGACTACCTGGACGACAACTTTGTTGGGCTGCGCGCCGAAGACGCCATGTACCGCTTCTTCGGGCGCAACGCGTTTGGCGCCGTGGTGGGCATGACTGTCCACCTTTTCGCCGACGGTGCCGACGGCGAAGCGGCCGGGGCGGCATGGGGTGCGTGGCTGGACGGGCTGTACTCGTAGCGTTCCTCCGGCATTCCTGGCGTTCCCCTCCGCCGGGGGACCCGAGCCGGGCGGGTCAGGCGTCGCAGTTGACGATCATGCGCCCGGAGCCGCCGCCGGAAAGCAGCGCGGCGAAGGCCTCCGGGGTGCGGTCAAAGCCGTCCAGGACGGTGTGGACGCTGCGGACTGTCCCCGCCCGCAGCCACCGGGCGGCGGCGGACTCGAATTCCGGGCGCAGGTCCTCATTCGATGTCACGTCAAAGCCGCGCATGGTCAGCTGCTGGTAGATCAAACGGGTGTAGTTGGCCGGTCCACGCCGGCCGGAGCCCTTCCCGTACTGGGATGCGGCTCCGCAGATCACCACGCGCCCGCCAAAGCGCAGCGCCTCCAGCGCGGCCTCCAACTGTGCCCCGCCCACGTTGTCGTAGAACAGGTCGATCCCCTCCGGTGCGGCCGCCCGCAGCAGGGCCAGTGCCGCGCCGTCGTGGTGGTTGAAAACGGCGTCCACACCCAAACTACGCAGCAACCCCAACTTCTCCACGGAACCGGCGCTGCCGATCACCGTGGCGCCGAGGGCCTTGGCGAACTGCACCGCGCAGCTGCCCACCCCGCCAGCGGCCGCGGACACGAAGACGGTGTCCTCCGCGCGCACCGCGCCAAAGCGCACCATGCCGGTGTAGGCGGTGAAACCGACATGCCCCAGCACGCTCAGGTGGGCCTCCAAGGGAAGGTCCGCAAGCTCCGCGGGGATGCGGCGCAGCTCCCCGGCGTCGGCGGCGTCAATGCTGCGCCACGGTGATTTTCGGAGGGCGAGCTCACCCGTGGCGAACGCATCGCTGCGGGAGTCGAGGACCTCCACGACGGCGTCGCTGGCCGGCACGTCGCCCGGGCGGATCCCCGGCCCGTAGGGGGTGTCCGGGCCGCCAATCCTGTTGGCAAGCCCGGCGTTCAGGCCCAGCCGCCGCAGGCGCACCAGCACCTGGCCCGGGCCAGGGGACGGCACATCCGCCGGTGCGAGCCTGAAATGGCGGGCCTCGGCCGTGCCCTCCGGAATGTCAGCCAGCTGCACTTCGCAGGAATCCATGTCACCAGCATAGGCCTTGACGCCGCTGGGTGGCCGGCCGAGGCGAGGCCATTGTCCGTGCGAGGGACGCCGGACTGGGGTGACCGGCGTCGGACTTCATGGGCCGCCGGACCAGACGGGCGGGTCAGCTGCCCAGCAGCAGCGGTCCCCAGCCGCCGGTGCCGATCTGCGCGCGCGCCCCGAACCCGTTCTTCAGAATCGAATAATGGTAGAGGTTGCCGCCGCCGCTGGCGAGGATGCCCTGCCCGTTGGCGCCCAGGTGGTTGGTGATGCCGGAAATGTGCGTCATGCCGCCCCAGCCCGTGCCGATCACCCTGCGCGCTTCGGACATGAAGCCGCCGCTGCCGTTGCCGCGGTAGAGCAGGAGCTGGCCGGCGGGGTTGCGGGCCGCGATGTCCGCGCGGCCGTCGCCGTCAAAGTCGGTGCCGATGATCGTCAGGCTGCCCCAGCCGTTGCCGATCTTGATCCGGGGCGAGAAGCCTGCGCCGTTCGGCGTCGGGTAGTAGAAGAGGTCGCCCGTGGCGCGCTGCTTGGCCACGATGCCGGGGAACCTGTCGGTGCTGCGCCATTTGCTCGCGACGATGTCGTACGGACCCCAGCCGCTGCCGATGGCCAGTGCCGCCGTGAGCGTGCCGTTGGACTGGCCGTAGCTGATGGTGAGTGCGCCGGACTTCCAGACGGTCAGGATGTCCTGGAGTCCGTCGGAGTTGAAGTCGACGATCTCCAGCTGCTGCACGCCGGTCCACCCGGAGGCAACGAAGGTGCGCTGCCACAGATCCCCGCCGCGGGCCGAGCCGTAAACATAGAAGTTCCCGGCGGTGTCAACGGCCGCCACGTCGCCGTCGTTGACCACCGGTACGGGCGGGGGCTTGGGCTGGGTGGCGCGCGTCGAGGCATAGCCGGCCAGGTTGGCCACCACCACGGTCATGCCGCTCCAGCCCGCCTGGGTGGTCTTCACCTGGCCCATGCCGATGTCCGTGGCGCGCTTGTCCAGCAGGGCGGCCCGGTGGCCGGGGGATCCCATCCACCAGTCGACGATCTGCTGCGGCGTGTTGTTGATGCCGATGATTTCCGAGGACATGTCCGCGCCCTTGGGCAGGATCGACGCGCCGTAGTCGGTCCGGTGGATCTTGTTCATGTCCAGCGTGCCCGCGCTGATTCTCGCGTTCACCGTGGCCGCCCACTGCTGGGAACCGGTGGCAACCGCCTGATTCCACGCCACCGGGCCGGCGCCGTTGGCGGCACGGTACTTGTTGGCGACAACGAGGACCTGGGCCAGGAACGGATCGGTGACGGTGGGGGCCGCCGGGGCTGCTGCCGGGAACGCGGCCGGAGCTGGCGCCGCGGGAACTGCTGCCGGGGCGGCGCCGGAGGGTGCGGCCGACGACGGGGCGATGCCGGTGGACAGGAGGGCGGCCGTGAGTGCCAGGGCACCGAAGGCCCCAAGGAATTTTCGCATGTGTTTTTGTCTCGCCTTGAACGCTGAGCCGTTGGTGGGAGGTGGAACTACCCCATACTAGCCGCAGCCCGGACGCGCGTGGTGGTTGTGCATTTTTGTTCACAGCGTCTGCGCTAATGGTCATTGTTGATCGAATGCGCGCACTGGCATACTCGCAGGGAGCGCCGCAACGTGCGCTGGGTCACAGCGGAGGAAAACGATTCCGCGACCTGTTTTTCGAAGGACGGCACGCGCCGATGGGGGCGCGGAGGAGATGCACATGAGTCAACACAGCGGGCCGGTCACGTCGGTCAGGCAATCAGGGCTGCGCAAGGTGGTGGCCGCCTCCATGGCCGGCACCGTCGTGGAGTGGTATGAATTCTTCCTCTACGCCACGGCAGTCAGCCTGGTGTTTGGCCACATGTTCTTCCCCAACGCCGGCTCCGTGCTCGACGGGATCATGGCCGGGTTCCTGACCTACGCCGTCGGCTTCGTGGCCCGTCCCATCGGCGGCATCGTCTTTGGCCACTTTGGCGACAAGTTCGGGCGCAAGAAGCTGCTGCAGCTGAGCATCATCCTGGTCGGCATCTCCACTTTCCTGATGGGCTGCCTGCCCGGCTTTGACCAGGTCGGGTACTGGGCGCCGGCGCTGCTGGTGGCCCTGCGCTTCATCCAGGGCTTCGCCGTCGGCGGGGAATGGGGCGGGGCCGTCCTGCTGGTGGCCGAGCACAGCCCGGACACGTCGCGCGGCTTCTGGGCCTCCTGGCCGCAGTCGGCCGTGCCCATGGGCAACCTGCTCGCCACCGGCGTCCTCCTCTTCCTCTCCTCGGCGCTCAGCGAGGCCGCGTTCCTGGGCTGGGGCTGGCGTGTCGCGTTCTGGCTTTCCGCCGTCATCGTCCTGATCGGCTATTACATCCGCACCAAGGTCAGCGACGCCCCCATCTTCCTCAAGGCACACGCGGAGATCGAAAACAATCCCGCGGCCGGCTATGGCGTGTTCGAGGTCTTCCGCCGCTACCCGCGCGGGGTGTTCACGGCCATGGGGCTGCGGTTCGCGGAAAACATTCTCTACTATCTGGTTGTCACCTTCTCCATCACGTACCTGAAGGTCATCGTCGACGTCGACACTTCACGCATCCTGCTGCTGCTCCTGCTGGCCCACGGACTGCATTTCTGCGTGGTGCCCCTCGTGGGCAGGCTCTCCGACAGGATCGGCCGCAAGCCCACGTACATGCTCGGTGCCGCGGCCGGGGCAACGTGGGGCTTCTTCGCCTTTCCGATGATGGACACCAAGAACGATTTTCTGATCCTGGCATCCGTGATGATCGGGCTCGTTTTCCATGCGCTTATGTATGCCGGCCAGCCCTCCATCATGGCGGAGATGTTTCCCACCCGCATGCGCTACTCCGGCGTTTCACTGGGCTACCAGGTCACCTCGATTGTGGCCGGCTCCATCGCCCCGTTCATCGCCACCGGACTCGTGGAGCGCTACCACTCCTCGGTCCCGGTGGCCATCTACCTTCTCGGCGCCTGTGTTGTCACGGCCGTGGCTGTGCTATTCCTGAAGGAAACCAAGGGAGTCTCCCTGCAGGACATTGACGACGCCGACGCCGCCGGTACGCTGGCCTTGGGCCGTGCCGCCGCAGGCGAGGCCGTAACGAAGGCGGGTTAGCCATGGAAGAAAACTCAACAGTTCCTCCGGCCGGGGACGGCGGGGCGCGCGTGACCGGCGTCGGGCGTGTAACGGGCGCCGTGGGTGTGCCGGGCAAGGGGGCGGCCGACGGCGGACTGGCCGGCAAGCGCGCGCTGGTCACCGGCGGCGCCGGGGGGCTGGGTGCCGCCATCGCCCGGGCGCTGGCCGCCCGGGGGGCCCACGTGATCGTGGCCGACAGGGATGCGGCAGGTGCCGCGGCCGTGGCGGCGGAGGTGGGCGGCGAGTCCTGGGAGGTGGACCTGCTTGACACCAGCGCGTTGGAAACGCTCACGCTCGAGGTGGACATCCTGGTCAACAACGCCGGCATCCAGACCATCAGCCCCATCGAGGAGTTCGATCCGGCCGCGTTCCGCCGCATCCTGACCATCATGCTCGAGGCGCCGTTCCTGCTGATCCGGGCCGCGCTGCCGCACATGTACGGGCAGGACTACGGGCGGATCATCAACATTTCCTCCATCCACGGCCTGCGGGCATCTTCCTTCAAGTCCGCCTATGTGGCGGCCAAGCACGGGCTTGAGGGCCTGTCGAAGGTCACGGCCAAGGAGGGCGGTCCGCACGGCGTCACGAGCAACTGCGTCAACCCCGGCTACGTCCGCACGCCCCTGGTCGAGGGGCAGGTGGCGGATCAGGCGAAGACGCACGGCATCCCCGAGGAGCAGGTCCTTGCGGAAGTCATGCTCGCCAAGAACGCCATCAAGCGGCTGATCGAGCCGGAGGAGATTGCCGGGCTCGTCGCGTGGCTCGCGTCCGACCAGGCCGCCATGGCAACCGGTGCCTCCTACGTCATGGACGGCGGCTGGACGGCCTAATAACTCTCCCGCGCAATCGGGGGTTCATCGTCCGACGCTCGGTTGCAACCGGGGCAAAAACAGCCAACGCTACCGCACTGTGTGAGGGGGCGTTGCCAAAAAGTGCCCCGATTGCAACCGAGCGTCGGTCAGTCGGTGACGAGCTGGCCGCGGCGGCGGCGGGCCTCCTGCAGGAACGCCGCGACGACTGCCTGGACGGCGGGGGACCGCAGCGACTCGGGCCTGGCCGCGGCCCAGAACTGCACCGTTTGCGATATCTCCCCGGGCAGCACGCGGACCAGGCCCTCCTGCCCGTCTGCCATGAAGGCCGGCAGCATCGCGATGCCGGCATTGGCCCGGACGGCCTCGATCTGCGCAAACACGCTGGTCGCCTGAAACTCGGCCGGCTCGCTGGTCAGCCGGTGGTGCTGCTGGGCCAGCTCGGCCACCTGCAGCGTGGACTCCACATACGAGATAAAGCGGTGGTCCTTCAGCCCCTCCCCGGTCTCCGGCAGCCCGTGCTCCTGCGCGTAGCCCGTTCCCGCGTACAGCCGCAGCGTGTAGTCGGAGAGGAAGATGACCTCCGCGCGACCGGCGTCGACGCTGCCGGCCACCACTTCCAGGTCCACCCCGGACCGGTTCCGGCTCAGCCGCCGCGTCGCGCTGAGCAGTTCCACGCGGAGCATGGGGTGCCTGCGCTGCAGCTTCACCAGCGCCGGTGTGGCCACCAGCGCGCCAAAGCCGTCGGACGCGCTGACCCGCACCATGCCGGACACAGGGTCCATGCGCTGCTCCACGCCCGTCGCGAGAGAGCTCAGGTTCGTCTCGATGCCCTCGGCCGCCGCCACGGCGGCGCGCCCCAGGTCCGTCAGCTCCCACCCCTGCGGCGTCCGCTCCAGCGTCCGCCCGCCCAGCTGCTTGTCCAGCGCCAGGATTCGCCGCGAGACCGTGGTGTGGGTGGTTTCCAGCGCGTTCGCGACCGCGGTGAACCGTCCCAGCCGGGCCACGGTCAGCAGCACCAGCAGGTCGTCCGCGCTGGGAAACCTCTTGAAATCCATCTTTCCGCCCCTTCACCGGCACAATGTGCAAACTTGCACATGCATTCTGCCTTTTTCGGTCTTGTTTGCACTCTAGCAGGGTGTGATGCTGGTCATAGCCGGCATCAATGTGTGCCGGGGCATAATGGGTTCAG
This genomic stretch from Arthrobacter dokdonellae harbors:
- a CDS encoding MFS transporter gives rise to the protein MSQHSGPVTSVRQSGLRKVVAASMAGTVVEWYEFFLYATAVSLVFGHMFFPNAGSVLDGIMAGFLTYAVGFVARPIGGIVFGHFGDKFGRKKLLQLSIILVGISTFLMGCLPGFDQVGYWAPALLVALRFIQGFAVGGEWGGAVLLVAEHSPDTSRGFWASWPQSAVPMGNLLATGVLLFLSSALSEAAFLGWGWRVAFWLSAVIVLIGYYIRTKVSDAPIFLKAHAEIENNPAAGYGVFEVFRRYPRGVFTAMGLRFAENILYYLVVTFSITYLKVIVDVDTSRILLLLLLAHGLHFCVVPLVGRLSDRIGRKPTYMLGAAAGATWGFFAFPMMDTKNDFLILASVMIGLVFHALMYAGQPSIMAEMFPTRMRYSGVSLGYQVTSIVAGSIAPFIATGLVERYHSSVPVAIYLLGACVVTAVAVLFLKETKGVSLQDIDDADAAGTLALGRAAAGEAVTKAG
- a CDS encoding LysR family transcriptional regulator; protein product: MDFKRFPSADDLLVLLTVARLGRFTAVANALETTHTTVSRRILALDKQLGGRTLERTPQGWELTDLGRAAVAAAEGIETNLSSLATGVEQRMDPVSGMVRVSASDGFGALVATPALVKLQRRHPMLRVELLSATRRLSRNRSGVDLEVVAGSVDAGRAEVIFLSDYTLRLYAGTGYAQEHGLPETGEGLKDHRFISYVESTLQVAELAQQHHRLTSEPAEFQATSVFAQIEAVRANAGIAMLPAFMADGQEGLVRVLPGEISQTVQFWAAARPESLRSPAVQAVVAAFLQEARRRRGQLVTD
- a CDS encoding CAP domain-containing protein, with the translated sequence MRKFLGAFGALALTAALLSTGIAPSSAAPSGAAPAAVPAAPAPAAFPAAAPAAPTVTDPFLAQVLVVANKYRAANGAGPVAWNQAVATGSQQWAATVNARISAGTLDMNKIHRTDYGASILPKGADMSSEIIGINNTPQQIVDWWMGSPGHRAALLDKRATDIGMGQVKTTQAGWSGMTVVVANLAGYASTRATQPKPPPVPVVNDGDVAAVDTAGNFYVYGSARGGDLWQRTFVASGWTGVQQLEIVDFNSDGLQDILTVWKSGALTISYGQSNGTLTAALAIGSGWGPYDIVASKWRSTDRFPGIVAKQRATGDLFYYPTPNGAGFSPRIKIGNGWGSLTIIGTDFDGDGRADIAARNPAGQLLLYRGNGSGGFMSEARRVIGTGWGGMTHISGITNHLGANGQGILASGGGNLYHYSILKNGFGARAQIGTGGWGPLLLGS
- a CDS encoding 3-hydroxybutyrate dehydrogenase translates to MEENSTVPPAGDGGARVTGVGRVTGAVGVPGKGAADGGLAGKRALVTGGAGGLGAAIARALAARGAHVIVADRDAAGAAAVAAEVGGESWEVDLLDTSALETLTLEVDILVNNAGIQTISPIEEFDPAAFRRILTIMLEAPFLLIRAALPHMYGQDYGRIINISSIHGLRASSFKSAYVAAKHGLEGLSKVTAKEGGPHGVTSNCVNPGYVRTPLVEGQVADQAKTHGIPEEQVLAEVMLAKNAIKRLIEPEEIAGLVAWLASDQAAMATGASYVMDGGWTA
- a CDS encoding MDR family NADP-dependent oxidoreductase — translated: MDSCEVQLADIPEGTAEARHFRLAPADVPSPGPGQVLVRLRRLGLNAGLANRIGGPDTPYGPGIRPGDVPASDAVVEVLDSRSDAFATGELALRKSPWRSIDAADAGELRRIPAELADLPLEAHLSVLGHVGFTAYTGMVRFGAVRAEDTVFVSAAAGGVGSCAVQFAKALGATVIGSAGSVEKLGLLRSLGVDAVFNHHDGAALALLRAAAPEGIDLFYDNVGGAQLEAALEALRFGGRVVICGAASQYGKGSGRRGPANYTRLIYQQLTMRGFDVTSNEDLRPEFESAAARWLRAGTVRSVHTVLDGFDRTPEAFAALLSGGGSGRMIVNCDA
- a CDS encoding SRPBCC family protein — protein: MMAKEFTIVHESEIDGTPQQVFDAATLGNSGWLWPMEIEPRLGGAGPFGSTVTVWEPPHRFANHMEGEGGFYNTLEYDISERPGGRSWLRYVHSGVFFEDWDNQYDGAAKHTAFYQHTLGQYVKYFPGRQAAFADVQGPEASGAPDAFEAVKAALGIHDAGAGRHVSVTIAGVGAVDAVVDYLDDNFVGLRAEDAMYRFFGRNAFGAVVGMTVHLFADGADGEAAGAAWGAWLDGLYS